From Nocardioides sp. HDW12B, the proteins below share one genomic window:
- a CDS encoding class I SAM-dependent methyltransferase, with protein MGVYEKHVLPRILDVACGMKVVAPLRERVCAGLTGDVVEVGFGSGHNVAFYPAAVRSVAAVEPADVGWRLAADRVAASSVPITRAGLDGASLPFGDDSFDSAVSAWTLCTIPDVEQALRELRRVLRPGGTLHFVEHGLAPDAGVARWQHRLEPLQKRMVGGCHLTREIVPLLEAAGFTLREVDVFYEEGAPKVLGADTLGVAVA; from the coding sequence GTGGGCGTCTACGAGAAGCACGTGCTGCCGCGCATCCTCGACGTGGCGTGCGGGATGAAGGTGGTCGCGCCCCTGCGCGAACGCGTCTGTGCCGGGCTCACCGGCGACGTGGTCGAGGTCGGCTTCGGGTCCGGCCACAACGTCGCGTTCTACCCGGCCGCGGTCCGCTCGGTGGCGGCGGTCGAGCCGGCCGACGTGGGCTGGCGCCTGGCCGCCGACCGGGTAGCGGCCAGCAGCGTGCCGATCACGAGGGCAGGGCTCGACGGTGCGTCCCTGCCGTTCGGCGACGACTCCTTCGACAGCGCGGTGTCGGCCTGGACGCTGTGCACGATCCCCGACGTGGAGCAGGCGCTCCGCGAGCTGCGGCGGGTGCTGCGACCCGGCGGCACGCTGCACTTCGTCGAGCACGGGCTCGCCCCCGACGCCGGGGTCGCGCGCTGGCAGCACCGGCTCGAGCCGCTGCAGAAGCGGATGGTCGGCGGCTGTCACCTCACCCGCGAGATCGTGCCGCTCCTCGAGGCCGCCGGCTTCACGCTGCGGGAGGTCGACGTGTTCTACGAGGAGGGCGCGCCGAAGGTGCTGGGGGCCGACACCCTCGGCGTCGCGGTGGCCTGA
- a CDS encoding Fur family transcriptional regulator, producing MSSSTDFERQLRDASLRVTRPRLAVLAAVHERPHVDTDSVIGAVRATLGDVSHQAVYDVLRALTAAGLVRRIQPAGSVARYESRVGDNHHHLVCRVCGAITDVDCAVGHAPCLTPGSGDPDLDASPDGDADPDVDAAAGFEIDEAEVVWWGRCPACAAAARTT from the coding sequence GTGTCCTCGTCCACGGACTTCGAACGGCAGCTGCGCGACGCGTCGCTGCGCGTCACCCGCCCGCGCCTGGCGGTGCTGGCCGCCGTCCACGAGCGCCCGCACGTCGACACCGACTCGGTGATCGGCGCCGTGCGCGCGACCCTCGGCGACGTCTCCCACCAGGCGGTGTACGACGTGCTGCGCGCGCTGACCGCGGCCGGGCTCGTCCGCCGCATCCAGCCCGCCGGCTCCGTCGCGCGCTACGAGTCCCGCGTCGGCGACAACCACCACCACCTGGTGTGCCGCGTCTGCGGCGCCATCACCGACGTCGACTGCGCCGTCGGGCACGCCCCGTGCCTGACGCCCGGCAGCGGTGACCCGGACCTGGACGCGAGCCCCGATGGCGACGCCGACCCCGACGTCGACGCCGCGGCCGGGTTCGAGATCGACGAGGCCGAGGTCGTCTGGTGGGGCCGCTGCCCCGCCTGCGCCGCGGCCGCCCGCACCACCTGA
- the katG gene encoding catalase/peroxidase HPI, producing MSDENASPQGVDRKAEDGCPVMHDSATAQGSESENPALDSPTPQTGGRPRTVQDWWPNSLDLSPLSVHSPQGDPLGADFDYKTAFAGLDVEAVKADVVEVLNTSQDWWPADFGHYGGLMIRLSWHAAGTYRIYDGRGGAGDGSQRFAPLNSWPDNGNLDKARRLLWPVKKKYGQKLSWADLLVLAGNVAIEDMGLETFGFGFGREDVWEPEEIFWGPEDTWLGDERYAGERELEESLGAVQMGLIYVNPEGPNGNPDPLASARDIRETFARMAMNDEETVALIAGGHTFGKTHGAGDANLVGPEPEGAPLEEQGLGWRSSHGSGKGADAITSGLEVTWTRTPVQWSNDYFEFLFAHEWELEKSPAGAHQWVAKDAEAVIPGPTPDSPKRRPTMLTSDLALRVDPAYEKISRRFKDNPDEFGRAFAKAWYKLLHRDMGPVSRFLGPWVAEPQLWQDPVPTAEGALVSDSEVADLKARLLDSGLSVSELVGTAWASAATFRSTDKRGGANGARIRLEPQRGWAVNEGVGRVLEVLEGVQRDFNAAGGAQVSLADLIVLAGSAAVEKAAADAGVEVSVPFHAGRTDASQEDTDTDSFRVLEPRADGFRNYLRAGEKQQPEKLLVDRAYMLDLTAPEMTVLVGGLRALGVTASGTGHGVLTDQVGALTNDFFVNLLTTGTRWKASESEENVYEIKDLASGETRWTATPVDLIFGSNSRLRALAEVYASDDAREKLVHDFVAAWTKVMELDRFDLR from the coding sequence ATGAGCGACGAGAACGCCAGCCCGCAGGGTGTGGACCGCAAGGCCGAGGACGGCTGCCCGGTGATGCACGACTCGGCGACGGCGCAGGGCAGCGAGAGCGAGAACCCCGCCCTGGACTCCCCGACCCCGCAGACCGGCGGTCGGCCGCGCACCGTGCAGGACTGGTGGCCCAACTCCCTCGACCTGTCCCCGCTGAGCGTCCACTCGCCGCAGGGCGACCCGCTGGGAGCGGACTTCGACTACAAGACGGCGTTCGCCGGGCTCGACGTCGAGGCCGTCAAGGCTGACGTCGTCGAGGTGCTCAACACCTCCCAGGACTGGTGGCCCGCGGACTTCGGCCACTACGGCGGCCTGATGATCCGCCTGAGCTGGCACGCCGCCGGCACCTACCGCATCTACGACGGCCGCGGGGGCGCCGGCGACGGCAGCCAGCGCTTCGCCCCGCTCAACAGCTGGCCCGACAACGGCAACCTCGACAAGGCCCGCCGCCTGCTGTGGCCGGTCAAGAAGAAGTACGGCCAGAAGCTGTCGTGGGCCGACCTGCTCGTCCTCGCCGGCAACGTCGCGATCGAGGACATGGGCCTCGAGACCTTTGGCTTCGGCTTCGGCCGTGAGGACGTGTGGGAGCCGGAGGAGATCTTCTGGGGTCCCGAGGACACCTGGCTGGGCGACGAGCGCTATGCCGGCGAGCGCGAGCTCGAGGAGTCCCTCGGCGCGGTCCAGATGGGCCTGATCTACGTCAACCCCGAGGGCCCGAACGGCAACCCGGACCCGCTGGCCTCGGCCCGCGACATCCGCGAGACCTTCGCCCGCATGGCGATGAACGACGAGGAGACCGTCGCGCTGATCGCCGGCGGCCACACCTTCGGCAAGACCCACGGTGCCGGTGACGCCAACCTCGTCGGCCCGGAGCCGGAGGGTGCCCCGCTGGAGGAGCAGGGCCTGGGCTGGCGCAGCAGCCACGGCTCCGGCAAGGGCGCGGACGCCATCACCTCCGGCCTCGAGGTCACCTGGACCCGCACCCCGGTGCAGTGGAGCAACGACTACTTCGAGTTCCTCTTCGCGCACGAGTGGGAGCTCGAGAAGAGCCCCGCCGGTGCCCACCAGTGGGTGGCCAAGGACGCCGAGGCCGTGATCCCCGGCCCGACGCCGGACTCGCCCAAGCGTCGTCCCACCATGCTCACCAGCGACCTCGCCCTGCGGGTCGACCCGGCCTACGAGAAGATCTCGCGCCGGTTCAAGGACAACCCCGACGAGTTCGGCCGGGCCTTCGCCAAGGCCTGGTACAAGCTGCTGCACCGCGACATGGGGCCGGTCTCCCGCTTCCTGGGGCCCTGGGTCGCCGAGCCGCAGCTGTGGCAGGACCCGGTCCCGACGGCCGAGGGTGCCCTCGTCTCCGACTCCGAGGTCGCGGACCTCAAGGCCCGACTGCTCGACTCCGGCCTGAGCGTCTCGGAGCTCGTGGGCACGGCGTGGGCGTCCGCGGCGACGTTCCGCTCCACCGACAAGCGCGGTGGCGCCAACGGCGCGCGGATCCGCCTGGAGCCCCAGCGCGGCTGGGCCGTCAACGAGGGCGTCGGGCGCGTGCTCGAGGTGCTCGAGGGCGTGCAGCGCGACTTCAACGCCGCCGGCGGCGCCCAGGTCTCGCTCGCCGACCTCATCGTGCTGGCCGGCTCGGCGGCGGTCGAGAAGGCCGCTGCCGACGCGGGCGTGGAGGTCTCCGTGCCGTTCCACGCCGGTCGCACCGACGCCTCGCAGGAGGACACCGACACCGACTCGTTCCGCGTGCTCGAGCCGCGGGCCGACGGGTTCCGCAACTACCTGCGGGCCGGTGAGAAGCAGCAGCCGGAGAAGCTCCTGGTCGACCGGGCCTACATGCTCGACCTCACGGCGCCCGAGATGACCGTCCTCGTGGGTGGGCTCCGGGCCCTGGGCGTCACCGCGTCCGGCACCGGCCACGGTGTCCTCACCGACCAGGTCGGCGCGCTGACGAACGACTTCTTCGTCAACCTGCTGACCACCGGGACCCGGTGGAAGGCGTCGGAGTCGGAGGAGAACGTGTACGAGATCAAGGACCTCGCCTCCGGTGAGACACGGTGGACCGCGACGCCGGTCGACCTGATCTTCGGCTCCAACTCGCGGCTGCGGGCCCTCGCCGAGGTCTACGCCAGCGACGACGCGCGCGAGAAGCTCGTGCACGACTTCGTCGCCGCGTGGACGAAAGTCATGGAGCTCGACCGCTTCGACCTGCGCTGA
- a CDS encoding DUF2231 domain-containing protein, which yields MRPTDRPLIVRLTRRLEEASVLDGPVRAVEGPVTAAFGTGRRASLLRGDWLGHAVHPVLTDLVLGSWTSATVLDLVGGKDSAPSAQRLVGTGLLAVGPTAWTGWAEWTQTGTRDRRVGLVHAVTNATAAGVYTASWLARRQGRHAGGARLALVGAAVAGLGSYLGGHLAAGRGVGTSHPAYATADA from the coding sequence ATGCGTCCCACCGACCGTCCGTTGATCGTGCGCCTGACCCGCCGGCTCGAGGAGGCCTCGGTCCTCGACGGTCCGGTGCGGGCCGTGGAGGGACCCGTCACCGCCGCCTTCGGCACCGGCCGGCGCGCGTCGCTGCTGCGCGGTGACTGGCTCGGGCACGCCGTGCACCCGGTCCTCACCGACCTTGTGCTCGGCTCCTGGACCTCGGCGACCGTGCTGGACCTCGTCGGCGGCAAGGACTCCGCACCGTCGGCCCAACGACTGGTCGGCACCGGCCTGCTCGCCGTCGGACCGACCGCGTGGACCGGCTGGGCGGAGTGGACGCAGACCGGGACCCGTGACAGACGCGTCGGGCTCGTCCACGCCGTCACCAACGCCACCGCGGCCGGGGTCTACACCGCCTCGTGGCTCGCCCGGCGGCAGGGACGGCACGCCGGCGGAGCACGGCTGGCCCTGGTCGGCGCGGCCGTCGCGGGTCTCGGCTCCTACCTGGGCGGCCACCTCGCCGCGGGGCGCGGGGTCGGCACGAGCCACCCGGCGTACGCCACGGCCGACGCCTGA
- a CDS encoding N(5)-(carboxyethyl)ornithine synthase yields MTLLGLGVVGTSAKENERRLPLHPEHLPHLDADLRARITLEHGYAEGFGVPDAQLAPVVAGFASREEILATSDVVLLPKPQHGDVAAMGPGQVLWGWPHCVQDTVLTQLAIDRGLTVIAFEAMNHWTRDGAVGLHVFHKNNELAGYCSVLHALQLVGTTGDFGRRLSAVVIGFGATARGAVTALNAHGVHEVAVLTNRGVAAVGSPIHSVRIRQFDHDPDDPTVSHVITDRGREPLAAYLAENDIVVNCTLQDTAAPLVYLQSEDLVSFRPGSLVVDVSCDEGMGFSWARPTSFDEPMIEVGERVHYYAVDHSPSYLWASATWENSAALIPFLRPVLEGPQSWAGDETLSRAVDVWDGRIMNPAVLAFQNRAEEQPHLIG; encoded by the coding sequence GTGACGCTGCTGGGTCTCGGTGTCGTCGGCACCTCCGCGAAGGAGAACGAGCGCCGGCTCCCGCTGCACCCGGAGCACCTTCCGCACCTCGACGCGGACCTGCGCGCCCGCATCACGCTGGAGCACGGGTACGCCGAGGGCTTCGGCGTGCCCGACGCCCAGCTGGCCCCGGTCGTGGCCGGGTTCGCCAGCCGGGAGGAGATCCTGGCGACCTCGGACGTGGTGCTGCTGCCCAAGCCGCAGCACGGCGACGTCGCCGCGATGGGGCCGGGCCAGGTGCTGTGGGGGTGGCCGCACTGCGTGCAGGACACGGTTCTCACCCAGCTGGCCATCGACCGGGGGCTGACCGTCATCGCCTTCGAGGCGATGAACCACTGGACCCGCGACGGGGCGGTCGGGCTCCACGTGTTCCACAAGAACAACGAGCTCGCCGGCTACTGCTCGGTGCTGCACGCGCTGCAGCTCGTCGGCACCACCGGTGACTTCGGTCGCCGGCTGTCGGCCGTCGTCATCGGCTTCGGGGCGACGGCCCGCGGGGCGGTCACGGCGCTCAACGCCCACGGCGTGCACGAGGTCGCGGTGCTGACCAACCGCGGTGTGGCAGCCGTCGGCTCGCCGATCCACTCCGTGCGGATCCGGCAGTTCGACCACGACCCCGACGACCCGACGGTGAGCCACGTGATCACCGACCGGGGCCGGGAGCCGCTGGCGGCGTACCTCGCGGAGAACGACATCGTCGTCAACTGCACCCTGCAGGACACCGCGGCGCCGCTGGTCTACCTGCAGTCGGAGGACCTCGTGTCGTTCCGCCCCGGCAGCCTCGTCGTCGACGTGTCGTGCGACGAGGGCATGGGCTTCAGCTGGGCGCGCCCGACCAGCTTCGACGAGCCGATGATCGAGGTCGGCGAGCGGGTGCACTACTACGCCGTCGACCACAGCCCGTCGTACCTCTGGGCCTCGGCGACCTGGGAGAACAGCGCCGCGCTCATCCCGTTCCTGCGACCGGTCCTCGAGGGTCCGCAGTCGTGGGCGGGCGACGAGACGCTGAGCCGGGCCGTGGACGTGTGGGACGGGCGCATCATGAACCCCGCCGTGCTCGCCTTCCAGAACCGCGCCGAGGAGCAGCCGCACCTCATCGGCTGA